Proteins encoded within one genomic window of Bacillota bacterium:
- a CDS encoding glutamine--tRNA ligase/YqeY domain fusion protein, whose protein sequence is METAVTSAPNFIQDIIEEDLRQNKNEGRVHTRFPPEPNGYLHIGHAKSICLNFGLAAKYGGLCNLRFDDTNPSKEDVEYVESIMEDVRWLGFDWDDRLFYASDYFEQLYDCAVQLIKASKAYVCDLSAQEIKDYRGTLTEPGKDSPYRTRSVAENLDLFQRMRDGEFPDGSRVLRAKIDMASPNLNMRDPVIYRILRATHHRTGDKWCIYPMYDFAHPISDALEGITHSICTLEFEDHRPLYDWFIDNLDLPSRPQQYEFARLNLSYTMMSKRKLLDLVRKGVVAGWDDPRMPTISGLRRRGYTPESIRDFCDRIGVAKANSVVDLALLEHCVREDLNRRAPRVMAVLRPLRVVIDNYPEDQVEWLEAVINPEDPSMGTRKVPFSRVLYIEQDDFRENPPPKFYRLAPGRETRLRYGYFIKCTDVVKDEKTGEVMELHCTYDPDTRGGSSHGERRAKATLHWVSAAHALNAEVRLYDRLFTEEAPGSVEDYMTCVSPDSLEIVTTCRVEPSLASATPGSRYQFERLGYFCVDPDSSQDRLVFNRTVGLRDEWARIEKAALNSR, encoded by the coding sequence TCTGGCCGCCAAATACGGCGGCTTGTGCAACCTGCGGTTCGACGACACCAATCCAAGTAAGGAAGATGTCGAGTACGTCGAGTCTATCATGGAGGACGTCCGCTGGCTCGGCTTTGACTGGGACGACCGGTTGTTCTATGCCTCAGACTACTTCGAGCAGCTCTACGATTGCGCAGTCCAGCTCATCAAAGCTTCCAAGGCCTATGTCTGCGACCTGAGCGCGCAGGAGATCAAGGACTACCGCGGCACCTTGACCGAACCAGGCAAGGACAGCCCATACCGCACACGCTCAGTAGCAGAGAACCTGGACCTGTTTCAGCGGATGCGGGATGGCGAATTCCCGGATGGCTCTCGCGTCCTGAGGGCGAAGATCGACATGGCATCCCCGAACCTCAACATGCGTGACCCCGTCATCTACCGCATCCTGCGGGCGACTCACCATAGGACCGGGGACAAGTGGTGCATATATCCTATGTACGACTTCGCGCACCCGATTTCGGACGCACTCGAAGGGATCACCCATTCTATCTGCACTCTGGAGTTCGAGGATCACCGTCCCTTGTATGATTGGTTCATTGACAACCTGGACCTCCCCAGCCGGCCGCAGCAGTATGAGTTCGCCCGCCTCAATCTCAGCTACACAATGATGAGTAAGCGAAAGCTCCTCGACCTAGTGAGGAAGGGAGTCGTCGCCGGCTGGGACGATCCTCGAATGCCCACCATTTCGGGGCTTCGAAGACGTGGCTACACGCCCGAATCAATCAGAGACTTCTGTGATCGTATAGGCGTGGCCAAGGCCAACAGTGTCGTCGACCTAGCTCTCCTCGAGCACTGCGTCCGTGAAGATCTGAATCGACGGGCGCCGCGGGTCATGGCTGTGCTTCGTCCCCTCCGGGTGGTCATAGACAATTACCCCGAGGACCAGGTAGAGTGGCTGGAAGCAGTGATCAACCCTGAGGATCCATCCATGGGAACGCGAAAGGTGCCTTTCTCCCGGGTGCTCTATATAGAGCAGGATGATTTCAGGGAGAACCCGCCTCCGAAGTTCTACCGTCTCGCTCCCGGGCGCGAAACGCGGCTGCGGTACGGATATTTCATCAAGTGCACTGATGTGGTCAAGGACGAGAAGACCGGTGAAGTGATGGAGCTCCACTGCACCTATGACCCGGACACACGGGGAGGTTCATCCCACGGGGAGCGGCGGGCCAAGGCCACCTTACACTGGGTGTCGGCCGCCCACGCGCTCAATGCCGAAGTGCGCCTGTACGATCGCCTCTTCACTGAAGAGGCTCCGGGGTCAGTGGAAGACTACATGACCTGCGTGAGTCCGGACTCGCTGGAGATAGTGACCACATGCCGGGTAGAACCATCCCTCGCCAGCGCAACGCCGGGAAGCAGATATCAGTTCGAAAGGCTGGGCTACTTCTGCGTCGACCCCGATTCATCCCAGGACAGACTGGTGTTCAACCGCACGGTGGGGTTGCGGGACGAGTGGGCCAGGATCGAGAAGGCAGCACTCAATTCGCGCTGA